Proteins encoded within one genomic window of Tidjanibacter massiliensis:
- a CDS encoding DUF4271 domain-containing protein: MTFGAAGDTTVVRTFPYGVPEGADSLVRLSFGADDTVRHVPGRLLPTDSLPEPCSPVLPADTVSAADIYGPVSFVPVAGAPEPCGIPVTFGVGYQMLTVLLLLLYLLLVFRAGGHAARMMRAVWGRGGEGKHRHDGDMPGAEVQALILSCGLLMCGLAAVKIFELWGEWRWLPSSLWGGGWLAVPAVMLALLAVMGVQSAVLHVVGKLTFSTEFIRMLCAKRLSLFASMTVTGTPAVLLAALSGGVWADVAAGLFVTVTVAHLALYAGRSFLWFIDRKVSILLWILYLCAVEAMPFGIFAVGLSRSWPV, from the coding sequence ATGACATTCGGGGCTGCGGGGGATACGACGGTGGTGCGGACGTTTCCGTACGGCGTTCCGGAGGGAGCGGACTCTCTCGTGCGGTTGTCGTTCGGAGCGGACGATACGGTGCGGCATGTCCCGGGGCGACTTCTGCCGACGGATTCCCTTCCGGAACCGTGTTCCCCGGTACTCCCTGCGGATACCGTATCGGCAGCCGACATTTATGGACCTGTCAGTTTCGTTCCCGTTGCCGGTGCTCCGGAGCCTTGCGGCATACCCGTTACTTTCGGTGTCGGGTATCAGATGCTGACGGTACTGCTGCTGTTGCTCTATCTGCTGCTGGTCTTCCGTGCCGGTGGTCATGCGGCGCGGATGATGCGTGCCGTCTGGGGACGTGGCGGGGAGGGGAAACACCGGCATGACGGCGACATGCCCGGAGCCGAGGTGCAGGCGCTGATTCTATCCTGCGGCCTGCTGATGTGCGGCTTGGCGGCGGTAAAAATCTTTGAATTGTGGGGAGAGTGGCGGTGGCTTCCCTCCTCTCTGTGGGGCGGAGGGTGGCTCGCCGTGCCGGCGGTCATGCTGGCGCTGCTCGCCGTCATGGGGGTACAGTCGGCGGTCTTGCATGTCGTCGGGAAACTTACCTTCAGCACGGAATTCATCCGGATGCTTTGCGCCAAGCGTCTCTCGTTGTTCGCTTCCATGACCGTGACGGGAACGCCTGCGGTGTTGCTTGCGGCTCTCTCCGGCGGTGTGTGGGCCGATGTAGCGGCCGGCTTGTTTGTGACCGTAACCGTCGCTCACTTAGCGCTCTATGCCGGACGCTCCTTTTTGTGGTTTATCGACCGAAAAGTTTCGATTTTGCTTTGGATTTTGTACCTTTGCGCCGTCGAAGCGATGCCGTTCGGCATATTTGCGGTCGGCCTGTCCAGGAGCTGGCCGGTATAG
- a CDS encoding ribonuclease P protein component → MAENGLSRAERLRGDKSIGELFREGRSGFVFPFRYYYLCVPAEAGVPAGSMLVSVPKKLFRRAVKRNLLKRRTREAFRLEKHGAVRCMAREECLRIALVYAAKEEVGTVRLRGSVRRIFAEIAAARERSAGQTGGGEQR, encoded by the coding sequence ATGGCGGAGAACGGACTGTCGCGGGCCGAACGGCTTCGCGGCGACAAATCCATAGGAGAGCTTTTCAGGGAGGGACGGAGCGGTTTCGTTTTCCCGTTCCGGTATTACTATCTCTGCGTCCCTGCCGAAGCGGGAGTACCCGCAGGTTCCATGCTCGTGTCCGTTCCCAAGAAGCTGTTCCGCCGGGCCGTGAAGCGCAACCTGCTGAAGAGGCGGACGCGCGAGGCATTCCGGTTGGAGAAACACGGCGCAGTCCGTTGTATGGCCCGGGAGGAGTGCCTCCGTATTGCGCTGGTCTACGCTGCGAAGGAGGAAGTCGGAACGGTACGGCTGCGCGGGAGCGTCCGGCGGATTTTTGCGGAGATTGCGGCTGCGCGGGAGCGTTCGGCCGGGCAGACCGGAGGAGGGGAGCAACGATGA
- a CDS encoding tyrosine-protein phosphatase — MNKSTLTAAILLSAAVSCGKRSDTPGYAGEDLSGKVTVSRDREEKTAVLTVTLPGKWELYAGAAPETIDLSAPILTGSGAGSYTLPVPAGTRSYFQFVTGGNRAILAERQLPMSGGFNMRDLGGYRTSDGRHVKWGRIIRSDDLHSLTDEDLVYLASIPVKTVADFRSPQEVRAMPDKLSPQGMTYVGLPITPGSLDDLQSYIAMTPEEVEAKMEWMNVYFATSDEGRERYRELFRLLQETDDAAILFHCSAGKDRTGMGAALILYALGVPEQTVMEDYLASNGYLAGKYSRYAERFPQLKGMLEVKPNYLSAGIDSIRTAYGSVETYLREELGADIGKLREFYLD, encoded by the coding sequence ATGAACAAATCCACCCTGACAGCGGCCATACTGCTCTCCGCTGCCGTTTCCTGCGGGAAACGGTCCGATACCCCCGGATATGCAGGCGAAGACCTCTCCGGTAAAGTAACCGTCTCCCGCGACAGGGAGGAGAAAACAGCCGTACTGACCGTAACGCTGCCCGGAAAGTGGGAACTCTATGCCGGCGCCGCCCCGGAGACAATAGACCTTTCCGCCCCCATCCTGACGGGTAGCGGTGCAGGCAGTTACACCCTCCCCGTACCGGCCGGCACACGCAGTTATTTCCAATTCGTAACGGGCGGCAACCGGGCGATACTCGCCGAACGGCAGTTGCCGATGTCCGGCGGATTCAACATGCGCGACCTCGGAGGATACCGCACCTCGGACGGACGGCATGTCAAATGGGGCAGGATTATCCGCTCCGACGACCTGCACAGCCTGACCGACGAAGACCTCGTCTACCTGGCATCCATACCGGTGAAGACCGTCGCGGATTTCCGTTCGCCGCAGGAAGTCAGGGCAATGCCCGACAAACTGTCCCCACAGGGAATGACATACGTCGGCCTGCCCATCACTCCCGGCAGCCTCGACGACCTCCAATCATACATCGCCATGACACCGGAAGAGGTGGAGGCGAAAATGGAATGGATGAACGTCTATTTCGCAACCTCCGACGAAGGCCGGGAACGATACCGCGAACTTTTCCGACTGCTCCAGGAGACGGACGATGCAGCCATCCTGTTCCACTGTTCGGCAGGCAAGGACCGAACGGGCATGGGTGCAGCATTGATACTGTATGCACTGGGCGTACCCGAACAGACCGTCATGGAGGATTACCTCGCCTCCAACGGTTACCTCGCCGGAAAATACAGCCGGTATGCCGAACGTTTCCCGCAACTGAAAGGAATGCTCGAAGTAAAACCGAACTACCTCTCCGCCGGTATCGACAGCATCAGGACGGCCTACGGCTCCGTCGAGACCTACCTGCGCGAGGAGCTCGGTGCGGACATCGGGAAGCTCCGGGAATTCTATCTCGATTGA
- a CDS encoding DUF3467 domain-containing protein, with the protein MANEKHQIDVELEEAVAQGTYANLAIISHSTSEFVLDFAAVLPGVPKAKVKSRIILAPEHAKRLLLSLQENIARYEANVGRINIPQGGSKEGIKGFNMGEA; encoded by the coding sequence ATGGCAAACGAAAAACATCAAATCGACGTCGAACTCGAAGAGGCGGTCGCACAGGGCACTTACGCCAATCTCGCAATAATCTCCCACTCCACTTCGGAATTCGTTCTCGACTTTGCAGCCGTGCTGCCGGGCGTACCGAAAGCCAAAGTGAAAAGCCGGATTATCCTCGCCCCGGAACACGCCAAGCGGCTGCTGCTCTCCCTGCAGGAGAACATCGCCCGCTACGAGGCCAACGTAGGCCGCATCAACATCCCGCAGGGCGGTTCGAAAGAGGGCATCAAGGGCTTCAACATGGGTGAAGCGTAA
- the dtd gene encoding D-aminoacyl-tRNA deacylase, producing MRILIQRVRRASVSVRNELVSRIGAGMLILVGIADEDTVEDIEWLVRKCAGLRIFDDAEGVMNLDIRQVGGEVLAVSQFTLMASTKKGNRPSYIRAAGEATALPLYRIFTERLAELLGRPVATGVFGADMQVELINDGPVTIWMDSRNRE from the coding sequence ATGAGGATATTGATTCAACGGGTACGACGGGCCTCAGTCTCCGTCAGGAATGAACTCGTTTCGCGGATAGGCGCCGGCATGCTCATTCTGGTGGGCATAGCGGATGAAGATACCGTAGAGGACATCGAATGGCTGGTACGCAAGTGTGCCGGACTCCGTATCTTCGACGACGCGGAGGGGGTGATGAATCTCGACATTCGGCAGGTCGGAGGCGAAGTCCTGGCCGTCAGCCAATTCACGCTGATGGCCTCCACGAAGAAGGGCAATCGCCCTTCGTACATCCGCGCGGCGGGCGAAGCGACGGCCCTGCCGCTCTACCGCATCTTTACGGAGCGGCTCGCGGAGCTCCTCGGCCGACCGGTCGCTACGGGCGTCTTCGGGGCCGACATGCAGGTGGAACTCATCAATGACGGCCCCGTCACCATCTGGATGGATTCGCGCAACCGGGAATAA
- the yidD gene encoding membrane protein insertion efficiency factor YidD, which yields MKPAEIAKRVVAFPFILLVKFYQLCISPFTMPSCRYTPTCSEYALQAIRKYGPLKGGWLALKRIARCHPWGGHGYDPVP from the coding sequence ATGAAGCCCGCTGAGATAGCGAAAAGAGTGGTCGCTTTTCCTTTCATTCTGTTGGTGAAGTTCTACCAGCTTTGCATTTCACCCTTTACCATGCCTTCGTGCCGTTACACGCCGACCTGTTCCGAATACGCCCTGCAGGCCATCCGGAAATACGGCCCCCTGAAGGGTGGCTGGCTCGCCCTCAAACGCATCGCCCGGTGCCATCCCTGGGGCGGGCACGGGTACGACCCCGTCCCCTGA
- a CDS encoding uroporphyrinogen-III synthase, with translation MKVRNILISQPAPAVIEKSPFYEIIQKYNAKIDYRPFIKVVGVSLKEFRSQRVEILEHTAVVFTNRTTVDSFFRICEEARITVPETMKYFCNTEAIALYLQKYIVYRKRKIFFADGKFDTFMELILKHKEEKFLVSLTEPNNGEVPDTMEKLKLNLSKVVLAKTVAADLEGIEPSQYDLMVFYSPSEISTLVSAFGVESIPTVATFGTSTASAAANAGLRIGTLAPSPEAPSMAKAIDIYIGKINSGQELSPVVVNGSGKAAEFLKAQEVKPGRKARPRKPEQAPADKKAKQA, from the coding sequence TTGAAGGTCAGGAACATATTGATTTCGCAGCCGGCGCCTGCCGTCATTGAAAAATCTCCGTTTTACGAAATTATCCAGAAATACAACGCCAAGATAGACTACCGGCCCTTTATCAAAGTCGTCGGTGTCAGCCTCAAGGAGTTCCGCAGCCAGCGGGTAGAGATACTCGAACACACTGCCGTGGTATTCACGAATCGCACTACCGTAGACAGTTTTTTCCGGATATGCGAGGAGGCGCGCATTACCGTGCCCGAAACCATGAAGTATTTCTGCAATACCGAGGCGATAGCCCTCTATCTCCAGAAATATATCGTCTACCGCAAGCGCAAGATATTCTTTGCGGACGGTAAGTTCGACACCTTCATGGAGTTGATTCTGAAACATAAGGAGGAGAAGTTTCTCGTATCGCTCACCGAACCGAACAACGGCGAGGTACCCGATACGATGGAGAAACTGAAACTCAATTTGTCGAAAGTGGTGTTGGCCAAGACCGTGGCAGCCGACCTCGAGGGGATAGAGCCTTCGCAGTATGACCTGATGGTATTTTACAGCCCGTCGGAGATTTCCACCCTCGTTTCCGCCTTCGGAGTCGAAAGTATTCCCACGGTGGCTACGTTCGGAACGAGTACCGCTTCCGCCGCCGCGAATGCGGGCCTGCGGATAGGAACCCTTGCTCCTTCTCCCGAGGCGCCTTCGATGGCCAAGGCGATAGATATCTACATAGGCAAGATAAACAGCGGCCAGGAGCTTTCGCCGGTGGTGGTGAACGGCAGCGGCAAGGCGGCCGAGTTCCTGAAAGCGCAGGAGGTGAAGCCGGGACGCAAGGCACGCCCGCGCAAGCCGGAACAGGCACCTGCCGACAAGAAGGCGAAACAGGCATAA
- a CDS encoding aminopeptidase P family protein: protein MFSKETYIKRRELLRERVSRGGLILLPGNSEAPRNYPDNGYHFRQDSNFLYFYGLKLPDLVGLLDIDAGEDWLFGDDLSMDDIIWTGPQPTVSELGARCGISHTAPLAVLQEKLTLAIRKGRPVHFLPPYRADNKLKLSRWLGICPEAIADRISIELAIAIVSLRDKKSDEEIREIEDACEIGYRMHTTAMKMCRPGARERDIAGAIEGIALEMGEGVSFHSIVTQHGETLHNHGHDGILESGRMLLVDAGAENLMNYCSDFTRSYPVNGRFTPMQRDIYEIVLAANAHAFEMAKPGLLYKEVHLACVKVILEGLKSLGLVRGNMDDAVANGVHALFMPHGLGHLMGLDVHDMEDIGEKYVGYDLETERSTQLGVSNLRMARRLQVGMVMTDEPGIYFIPAYIAKWKAEGTNREFVNFDKLEPYMNFGGIRIEDDLLITETGNRILGKRRIPVTVQEIEEFMVGDR, encoded by the coding sequence ATGTTCTCGAAAGAAACCTACATCAAGCGGCGCGAGCTGCTGCGCGAAAGGGTATCGCGCGGGGGACTCATTCTGTTGCCCGGCAACAGCGAGGCTCCGAGGAACTATCCCGACAACGGCTACCATTTCCGTCAGGACAGCAATTTCCTCTACTTCTACGGTCTCAAACTGCCCGACCTGGTCGGCCTGCTCGACATTGATGCGGGCGAGGACTGGCTCTTCGGCGACGACCTGTCGATGGACGACATCATCTGGACGGGACCGCAGCCGACCGTAAGCGAACTGGGTGCTCGATGCGGCATTTCGCATACCGCCCCGCTGGCCGTGTTGCAGGAGAAGCTGACGCTCGCGATAAGGAAAGGGCGTCCGGTGCACTTCCTGCCGCCCTACCGTGCCGACAACAAACTGAAGCTGAGCCGCTGGCTCGGCATCTGCCCGGAGGCGATAGCGGACCGCATTTCGATAGAGCTTGCCATTGCCATCGTATCGCTGCGCGACAAGAAGTCGGACGAGGAGATACGCGAAATCGAGGATGCCTGCGAAATCGGATATCGTATGCACACGACGGCCATGAAGATGTGCCGTCCCGGTGCACGTGAGCGCGACATCGCGGGGGCAATCGAGGGCATCGCGCTCGAAATGGGCGAAGGCGTGTCGTTCCACTCCATCGTCACGCAGCACGGCGAGACGCTCCATAACCACGGCCACGACGGTATTCTCGAATCGGGTCGCATGCTGCTGGTGGATGCGGGGGCCGAGAACCTGATGAACTATTGCAGCGACTTTACCCGTAGCTATCCGGTAAACGGCCGGTTCACCCCCATGCAGCGCGATATTTATGAAATCGTACTCGCCGCGAATGCCCATGCGTTCGAGATGGCCAAACCGGGTCTGCTTTACAAGGAGGTGCACCTGGCCTGCGTGAAAGTCATCCTCGAGGGACTCAAGTCGCTCGGGCTCGTCCGGGGCAACATGGACGATGCGGTGGCCAACGGGGTACATGCGCTCTTCATGCCCCACGGACTGGGGCACCTGATGGGGCTCGACGTGCACGACATGGAGGATATCGGGGAGAAATATGTGGGATACGACCTCGAGACGGAGCGCAGCACGCAGCTCGGCGTAAGCAACCTGCGGATGGCCCGGCGCCTGCAGGTGGGGATGGTGATGACCGACGAACCCGGTATCTACTTCATCCCGGCCTACATTGCCAAGTGGAAGGCCGAAGGTACGAACCGGGAGTTCGTCAATTTCGACAAACTCGAACCGTACATGAATTTCGGCGGAATACGTATCGAGGACGACCTGCTCATTACCGAAACGGGCAACCGCATCCTCGGCAAGCGCCGCATTCCGGTTACCGTACAGGAAATCGAGGAGTTCATGGTCGGCGACCGATAG